In a single window of the Melioribacteraceae bacterium genome:
- a CDS encoding radical SAM protein — protein sequence MKDGVKSWFKERVESICVKLESGILSNKSLKCHVVFGPVRSRRLGSVLGINNLKSKTCSYNCIYCPSGDTSCCSICSTNCLSPYELHLSVRKKLSELEEHGEKIDYIVFAGSGAPTLDANLPSEILLLREFGYKIAVFTNSSLLWKDNIQENLMYADYVSLKIDTVNEGTWLRLNRPHRRLDYNKILEGIKRFSNYYQGILTTETMLIKNINDNAEEIEQLYQFFSTLKYDQSYFMTPRYPPAESYAECPEAETLQQLSKLIKSKIKKSTMLCCPETEEFFATDDFENELLGLLALHPVRVDAVNQFLKNEKDQQVLQNLLLSRTVKKVIHNREIFYAIDNTYQTAGSGLTI from the coding sequence ATGAAGGATGGAGTGAAATCTTGGTTTAAAGAGCGAGTTGAGTCAATTTGCGTAAAATTGGAAAGTGGCATACTCTCTAACAAATCATTGAAATGTCATGTGGTATTTGGACCTGTCAGATCAAGAAGATTAGGCTCCGTCCTTGGAATAAACAATTTAAAATCAAAAACCTGCTCATACAACTGCATCTATTGTCCATCAGGAGATACATCATGTTGCTCCATTTGTTCAACAAATTGCTTATCCCCTTACGAACTTCATTTGTCAGTTAGAAAAAAATTGTCGGAATTGGAAGAACATGGGGAAAAAATTGACTACATAGTTTTTGCAGGAAGCGGGGCTCCGACTCTTGATGCAAATCTTCCGTCAGAAATTTTACTTCTTCGTGAATTCGGCTACAAGATTGCTGTTTTCACAAATTCTTCCCTGTTGTGGAAAGATAACATCCAGGAAAATCTAATGTATGCCGATTATGTCTCCCTCAAAATAGATACAGTGAACGAGGGAACCTGGTTAAGGTTAAATAGACCACACCGCAGATTAGATTACAACAAGATACTTGAAGGAATTAAACGGTTCTCAAATTATTATCAGGGAATACTTACCACCGAGACAATGCTGATTAAAAACATTAATGATAACGCTGAAGAAATTGAACAGCTATATCAATTCTTCAGCACACTAAAATACGATCAATCATATTTTATGACGCCACGATATCCTCCGGCAGAAAGCTATGCAGAATGTCCTGAGGCCGAAACTCTACAACAATTATCGAAATTGATTAAAAGTAAAATTAAAAAATCAACAATGTTATGTTGTCCCGAGACTGAAGAATTTTTCGCGACTGATGATTTTGAAAATGAGTTGTTAGGTTTGCTAGCTCTCCATCCGGTCAGAGTTGACGCGGTTAATCAGTTCTTAAAAAACGAAAAAGATCAACAAGTTCTGCAAAATTTGCTTCTAAGCCGAACTGTTAAAAAAGTCATTCACAACAGAGAAATATTTTATGCAATTGACAATACTTATCAGACGGCTGGTAGCGGTTTAACAATTTAG
- a CDS encoding sigma 54-interacting transcriptional regulator, producing MSEVQKIIDKNKEAVIIPDGIAVIGKDLKLIVFNEAASRITFYEEDEIIGLDCTILFSECLHELKFVSESLMNNRTFTNLAINITDKRGNVKNVLASITPITKDDSVLSVVFVFRDTKEMLSLSDELEERTSELIDQKNKLDAIFNSNIEGTFTIDNDWNVTSFNNSAEKITGYKKSEAVGKKCWDIFNSSLCRNGCHMEQTIRKGKPMIGNELEILHKGGKKIPIRLNSGILINNRKENIGAVETFIDISEIRNLSEHLNEFFKYENIVGRNKEITQIFSVLESVAQTDSSVLITGESGTGKELAARAIHLNSSRRTGPFIAVNCSAFVESLIESELFGHEKGAFTGAIKTKIGRFELAQGGTLFLDEIGDLSIAVQTKLLRVLETREFERVGGNKSIKMETRIIAATNKNFNEEISAGRFREDLFYRINVINIHLPPLRERMDDLPLLVNHFIQSFNKKFNKNIKQFSSNAYDILMEYDWAGNIRELENVIEHCFVLCNSDIIQVECLPKRLREAERNKISRKNADPPTGFSEVEKGFIISVLEKNNWNRTNAAKELKIDTSTLWRKMKKFKILR from the coding sequence ATGAGCGAAGTACAAAAGATTATAGATAAAAATAAAGAAGCGGTTATCATTCCGGATGGAATTGCGGTAATCGGCAAAGATTTAAAATTAATTGTTTTTAATGAAGCCGCTTCTCGAATCACATTTTATGAAGAAGATGAAATTATTGGTCTTGATTGCACTATTCTTTTCTCTGAATGTTTGCATGAGCTAAAATTTGTTTCAGAATCATTAATGAATAATCGCACGTTTACAAATCTGGCAATTAACATTACCGACAAAAGAGGAAATGTTAAAAATGTACTCGCATCAATTACTCCTATAACAAAAGATGACTCCGTCTTGAGTGTGGTTTTTGTCTTTCGTGATACTAAAGAGATGCTTTCCTTATCCGATGAACTAGAGGAGAGAACATCGGAACTTATTGATCAAAAGAACAAATTGGATGCAATCTTTAACAGCAATATTGAGGGAACGTTTACAATCGATAATGATTGGAATGTTACTTCATTTAATAATTCGGCGGAAAAGATTACTGGATATAAAAAATCCGAAGCTGTAGGTAAAAAATGCTGGGATATATTTAATTCCTCTTTATGCCGGAATGGTTGTCATATGGAACAGACCATTCGAAAAGGAAAACCAATGATTGGAAACGAACTCGAAATTCTGCATAAAGGAGGTAAGAAAATTCCAATCCGCCTGAATTCCGGAATTCTGATTAATAATAGAAAAGAAAATATTGGAGCGGTTGAAACATTTATTGATATATCGGAAATCAGAAATTTATCTGAGCATCTAAATGAATTTTTTAAGTATGAAAATATAGTTGGTAGAAATAAAGAGATCACCCAAATATTCTCGGTGCTTGAAAGCGTGGCACAAACCGATTCATCGGTTTTAATTACCGGAGAGAGTGGAACCGGTAAAGAGTTGGCCGCAAGGGCAATTCATTTAAATAGTTCAAGGAGAACAGGCCCCTTTATTGCCGTTAATTGCAGCGCGTTCGTTGAATCACTAATTGAAAGTGAATTATTTGGACATGAAAAGGGAGCTTTTACCGGAGCAATTAAAACAAAGATTGGACGGTTCGAATTGGCACAAGGGGGAACTTTATTTTTGGATGAGATTGGTGATCTATCTATTGCCGTTCAAACAAAATTATTAAGGGTTCTAGAGACTCGTGAGTTTGAACGAGTGGGTGGAAATAAATCTATTAAAATGGAAACAAGAATAATAGCCGCGACCAACAAGAATTTTAATGAAGAAATTTCAGCGGGTAGATTTCGAGAAGATCTCTTTTATAGAATAAATGTGATTAATATTCATTTGCCACCTCTTAGAGAAAGAATGGATGATCTTCCACTACTCGTAAATCATTTTATTCAAAGTTTTAACAAAAAATTCAATAAGAATATTAAACAGTTTTCATCCAATGCTTATGATATTTTAATGGAATACGATTGGGCGGGAAATATTCGGGAATTGGAAAATGTTATTGAGCATTGTTTTGTATTATGCAATAGTGACATAATTCAAGTTGAGTGTCTTCCAAAAAGATTAAGAGAAGCTGAAAGAAATAAGATTTCTAGGAAAAATGCCGATCCTCCAACAGGATTTTCCGAAGTCGAAAAAGGATTTATAATTTCAGTATTAGAAAAAAATAATTGGAATAGAACAAACGCGGCTAAGGAATTAAAGATCGACACATCAACGTTGTGGCGAAAAATGAAAAAATTCAAAATTCTACGATAA
- a CDS encoding aldo/keto reductase → MNRRDFIKISSLAGSALAISPMPLFMADNVNKKYANDIVTLGKTGIKVSRLAMGTGTHGINRTSNQSRKLGVKGLADLLNIAFDKGINFWDSADQYGTHPHLKEALKNIQRDKVVILSKTHATTEKEMRDDLDRFRKEIGTDYIDIILLHFMTDPKWPEKKKGAMEILAKAREEGIIRAHGVSCHSLGALEAAANSDWVQIDLARINPFGASMDADVPTVEKILKRMHADGKGIVGMKIFGGGQLVNKVDECLKYVLKQDFVDAFTIGQENQAQLEDLLVRIPAVSISKN, encoded by the coding sequence ATGAACAGAAGAGACTTCATTAAAATTAGTTCGCTGGCGGGAAGCGCCCTCGCAATTTCACCCATGCCGCTATTTATGGCTGATAATGTAAATAAAAAGTATGCTAACGATATTGTAACTCTTGGGAAAACGGGTATCAAAGTTTCACGATTAGCAATGGGAACCGGTACCCACGGAATTAACAGAACTTCAAATCAATCGAGAAAGCTTGGAGTTAAAGGACTGGCAGATTTGCTGAATATTGCATTTGATAAAGGAATAAATTTCTGGGATTCCGCTGATCAGTATGGAACTCATCCACACTTAAAAGAAGCGTTAAAAAATATTCAACGAGATAAAGTAGTAATATTATCAAAAACCCATGCAACAACCGAAAAGGAAATGAGAGATGATCTTGACCGTTTTCGTAAAGAAATTGGAACAGACTACATTGATATAATTCTTCTACATTTTATGACCGATCCTAAATGGCCGGAAAAGAAAAAGGGTGCTATGGAAATTTTGGCTAAAGCTCGTGAGGAAGGTATAATTCGAGCTCATGGAGTTTCCTGCCACTCACTTGGAGCATTGGAAGCCGCAGCAAATTCGGATTGGGTACAGATTGATCTTGCCCGTATAAATCCATTTGGTGCTTCAATGGATGCCGATGTACCGACGGTGGAAAAAATTCTTAAAAGAATGCATGCTGATGGAAAAGGTATTGTTGGTATGAAAATTTTTGGCGGAGGACAATTAGTTAATAAAGTTGATGAGTGTTTGAAATATGTACTAAAACAAGATTTTGTTGATGCTTTTACAATCGGGCAGGAGAATCAAGCTCAACTTGAAGATTTATTGGTAAGAATTCCGGCGGTAAGCATATCTAAAAATTAA
- a CDS encoding SDR family oxidoreductase, with translation MKILLTGANGYIGKRLLPLLLEQGHEVVCCVRDKKRFPPEGVYKNSRIILYEIDFLKENSSPEILHDIDAAYYLIHSMSSNLTDFEKLEELSANNFLKLVEGSSIKQIIYLGGMSNEQKLSKHLASRKRVEEILGKSKIPLTTLKAGIIVGSGSASFEIIRDLVEKLPIMITPKWLNTKHQPIAIRNVLEYLTGVLLKPELYNKSYDIGGSDILSYKEMLLQFAEVRGLKRFITTVPVMTPRLSSYWLYFVTSTSYKLAVNLVNSMKIEVIAKNNDLEKILNINPLTYKDAVQLAFQKIEQNNVISSWKDSLISSYSGNSLLENINIPTNGCFIDKRKKKIKNDDEKVLENIWAIGGERGWYYSNWLWVLRGFIDKIFGGVGLRRGRTNKSEIYAGDTLDFWRVLVADKNNKRLLLYAEMKLPGEAWLEFKIDKEDENKYLKQTATFRPRGLLGRLYWYSVLPFHHFVFEGMAESILNYNHQ, from the coding sequence ATGAAAATTTTGTTGACCGGTGCTAACGGCTATATTGGGAAAAGATTACTTCCTCTGCTTTTGGAACAAGGGCATGAAGTTGTTTGCTGTGTTAGGGATAAAAAACGTTTCCCACCTGAAGGAGTTTATAAAAACTCGAGAATAATTTTATATGAAATAGATTTTCTGAAAGAAAATTCTTCTCCTGAAATTTTACATGATATTGATGCCGCATATTATCTTATTCACTCAATGAGTTCTAACCTCACTGATTTTGAGAAATTGGAAGAACTCTCCGCTAATAATTTTCTAAAACTTGTGGAAGGTAGCTCAATAAAACAAATTATATACCTTGGGGGGATGTCGAACGAACAAAAACTTTCTAAACATTTGGCATCAAGAAAAAGAGTTGAAGAAATTTTAGGTAAAAGTAAAATACCACTGACTACATTGAAAGCCGGAATAATTGTTGGTTCGGGAAGTGCTTCATTTGAGATTATTAGAGATCTCGTAGAAAAATTGCCAATTATGATAACCCCGAAATGGTTGAACACAAAACATCAACCAATTGCAATTAGAAATGTGCTCGAGTACTTAACCGGAGTTTTATTAAAACCCGAGTTGTATAATAAATCTTATGATATAGGCGGATCTGATATTCTTTCATATAAAGAAATGCTGTTACAATTTGCAGAAGTGAGAGGATTAAAAAGATTTATTACAACAGTACCGGTAATGACGCCGCGCCTATCATCTTACTGGCTCTATTTTGTTACATCAACTTCATATAAATTGGCTGTTAATCTAGTTAATAGTATGAAAATTGAAGTGATCGCAAAAAATAATGATCTCGAAAAAATCCTGAACATTAATCCACTAACTTATAAAGATGCTGTTCAATTGGCATTTCAAAAAATAGAACAGAATAATGTTATTTCCAGCTGGAAAGATTCATTGATCTCAAGTTACTCCGGCAATTCACTTCTCGAAAATATTAACATACCTACGAATGGTTGTTTTATTGACAAGAGGAAAAAAAAGATTAAAAATGATGATGAAAAAGTTTTAGAGAATATTTGGGCAATTGGTGGTGAGCGGGGTTGGTACTATTCAAATTGGCTCTGGGTTTTAAGAGGTTTTATTGACAAAATATTTGGCGGGGTGGGATTACGAAGAGGAAGAACAAATAAATCGGAAATTTATGCTGGCGATACACTCGATTTTTGGCGTGTACTTGTAGCCGATAAAAATAATAAACGGCTTCTGCTTTATGCTGAAATGAAACTGCCGGGTGAAGCCTGGCTCGAATTCAAAATAGATAAAGAAGATGAAAATAAATATCTCAAACAGACGGCTACTTTTCGTCCACGGGGTTTATTAGGAAGATTGTATTGGTATTCAGTTCTTCCCTTTCATCATTTTGTTTTTGAGGGTATGGCAGAAAGTATTCTAAACTATAATCATCAATAA
- a CDS encoding AbgT family transporter, whose protein sequence is MANSKSLIEKSLAAIEKVGNKLPNPTTLFALFAFGVIILSWFVSQFNISVTLPGSDKVIRPISLLSIEGLHKIIANLITNFTAFAPLGTVLVSLLGIAVAEHSGLIGTSLRLLVIKAPKKLLTFVIVFSGIMSNTASEIGYVLLVPLSAMIFLAVGRNPIAGLAAAFAGVSGGYSANLLLGTIDPLLAGLTQEAAHIINPAYEVNAAANYYFLFVSTFFIAAAGTWITEKIVIPRLGSYQGTTEVEEIKELSMNEKTGLVYAGIAVTIFLGIILIGIIPENGFLRDPKTGSILKSPFLSGIVAFIFLGGLVAGLAYGIGAKTIKSDNDVIKGMNKSMETLGSYIVLVFFAAQFVAFFNWTNLGQILAVEGAQLLKYSGLGPIPLMIMFIIMTAIINLFIGSASAKWAIMAPIFIPMFMLLGYSPELVQAAYRVGDSVTNIISPMMSYFALIITFINKYDKNAGIGTLISVMLPYTIVFFIIWTLLFIVWFAFGLPVGPGASLYYSL, encoded by the coding sequence ATGGCAAACTCAAAGAGTTTGATAGAAAAATCATTAGCAGCGATTGAGAAAGTTGGAAATAAATTACCAAATCCCACAACATTATTTGCACTTTTCGCTTTTGGCGTAATCATACTTTCCTGGTTTGTTTCCCAGTTTAATATTTCGGTAACACTCCCCGGCTCTGATAAAGTGATAAGACCTATAAGTCTTCTCTCGATTGAAGGACTTCACAAAATAATTGCAAATTTAATCACCAATTTTACCGCGTTTGCACCACTAGGGACTGTGCTTGTTTCACTATTAGGAATTGCTGTTGCAGAACACAGCGGATTGATAGGAACATCATTGCGTTTGCTGGTTATTAAAGCCCCTAAAAAATTACTAACGTTTGTAATTGTATTTTCCGGCATCATGTCCAACACAGCAAGTGAAATTGGATATGTATTGCTAGTTCCCCTTTCAGCGATGATATTTTTAGCAGTCGGGCGAAATCCAATTGCCGGATTAGCCGCGGCATTTGCTGGAGTCTCCGGCGGGTACAGTGCTAATCTTCTTCTTGGAACAATTGATCCCCTCCTTGCAGGTTTAACTCAGGAAGCAGCACACATAATAAATCCAGCTTATGAAGTTAACGCAGCAGCAAATTATTACTTTCTTTTTGTTTCAACTTTTTTTATTGCGGCGGCAGGAACATGGATAACCGAGAAAATTGTAATTCCAAGATTAGGCAGCTACCAGGGAACGACTGAAGTTGAAGAGATAAAAGAATTATCAATGAATGAAAAAACCGGATTAGTGTATGCCGGAATCGCCGTTACAATATTCCTTGGTATTATTTTAATTGGAATCATTCCAGAAAATGGTTTCTTGAGAGATCCCAAAACCGGAAGTATTCTTAAATCCCCATTCTTAAGCGGGATAGTTGCGTTTATTTTCCTTGGTGGATTAGTGGCAGGATTGGCCTATGGAATTGGCGCAAAAACAATTAAGTCCGATAATGATGTGATTAAAGGAATGAATAAATCAATGGAAACTCTGGGTTCCTATATTGTTCTTGTATTTTTTGCCGCACAATTTGTTGCGTTTTTTAACTGGACTAATCTCGGTCAGATTTTAGCAGTTGAGGGAGCTCAATTATTAAAATACTCGGGACTAGGTCCAATTCCATTGATGATAATGTTTATAATAATGACTGCCATTATTAATCTTTTTATTGGAAGCGCATCAGCTAAATGGGCAATTATGGCCCCAATCTTTATTCCAATGTTTATGTTATTGGGTTATTCACCTGAGCTGGTGCAAGCCGCATACAGAGTTGGCGATAGTGTTACAAATATAATTTCTCCAATGATGTCTTACTTCGCGCTTATTATTACTTTTATAAATAAGTATGATAAAAATGCAGGTATAGGAACACTTATTTCAGTTATGCTGCCTTACACTATTGTTTTCTTTATAATATGGACTTTACTTTTTATTGTATGGTTTGCGTTTGGATTGCCAGTTGGGCCCGGTGCTTCATTATATTATTCTTTATAA
- a CDS encoding YceI family protein, translating into MKKLVRISFLALIIINTIQAQSFKTDIKNPSKFIFSDKIEGNQITFSSSTPLEDFTGSASSISGEVFFNQADFSKSLKGTFTVKVKSINTGIGLRNKHLQSKDWLNEPKFPDITFELKSITDLKQISDNKLSFKAIGTFTLKGKQKEIAADVESVLLAENEQTKKRAAGDLLGLTAKFVINLSDFGVNNNLVGNKVAEKIDVNVNLIGSNKL; encoded by the coding sequence ATGAAGAAGTTAGTTAGAATTTCTTTTTTAGCACTAATAATCATCAACACAATACAAGCGCAATCATTTAAAACCGATATAAAAAATCCTTCAAAATTTATATTTAGTGATAAGATAGAAGGCAATCAAATAACATTTTCTAGTTCAACCCCATTAGAAGATTTCACCGGCTCAGCAAGTTCTATTTCGGGAGAGGTTTTTTTTAACCAAGCTGATTTTTCAAAATCGCTCAAAGGTACTTTTACAGTAAAAGTGAAATCGATCAACACAGGAATAGGATTACGAAACAAGCATCTTCAAAGTAAGGATTGGCTCAACGAACCAAAATTTCCCGATATCACTTTTGAGTTAAAATCAATAACAGATTTAAAACAAATTTCTGATAATAAACTATCCTTTAAAGCAATTGGCACTTTTACATTAAAAGGTAAACAAAAAGAGATAGCGGCTGATGTTGAATCGGTATTGCTTGCTGAAAATGAACAGACAAAAAAGAGAGCCGCTGGAGATTTGTTAGGTTTAACCGCAAAGTTTGTAATCAATCTTTCTGACTTTGGAGTGAATAATAATTTGGTGGGAAATAAAGTAGCCGAAAAAATTGATGTGAATGTGAATTTGATAGGTTCAAACAAGCTATAA
- a CDS encoding T9SS type A sorting domain-containing protein, protein MIKNIYKLVLIAVILHSIETQGRDWRTNQLPNGSKFSCSNCHVNPNGGGTLNKFGEEVSKLVTVGGTQNFWSATLAKIDSDGDGKTNGEELGDPEGLWRTGQTNPGVFASITNPGNPNSVTSVEQVAGLPSEFKLEQNFPNPFNPETIINYQVAEISNVKLTIYDLLGKEVSILVNKVQSPGYYSAKFSADNSQISTGIFIYRLEVDKVILTKKMMLIK, encoded by the coding sequence ATGATTAAAAATATATACAAGCTGGTTCTGATAGCTGTAATCTTACATTCAATTGAAACCCAAGGAAGAGATTGGAGAACAAATCAATTGCCAAACGGAAGTAAATTCTCTTGTTCAAATTGTCATGTAAATCCTAATGGAGGAGGTACATTAAATAAATTTGGGGAGGAGGTAAGCAAGTTAGTTACTGTCGGAGGTACACAAAATTTTTGGTCTGCCACATTAGCCAAAATAGATTCGGATGGTGATGGAAAAACAAATGGTGAAGAATTGGGAGATCCCGAAGGACTTTGGAGAACCGGGCAGACTAATCCAGGAGTATTTGCCTCAATTACAAATCCGGGAAATCCAAATAGCGTTACTTCGGTGGAGCAAGTTGCCGGGTTACCAAGCGAATTTAAACTTGAGCAAAACTTTCCTAATCCATTTAATCCAGAAACAATAATTAATTATCAAGTAGCGGAAATTAGCAATGTCAAATTAACCATTTATGATTTGCTGGGAAAAGAAGTGTCAATTCTTGTGAATAAGGTGCAATCTCCAGGCTATTACAGCGCAAAATTTTCAGCTGACAATTCTCAAATATCTACTGGAATATTTATTTATCGACTGGAGGTAGATAAAGTTATCCTCACGAAAAAGATGATGTTAATCAAATAA
- a CDS encoding redox-sensing transcriptional repressor Rex: MLIEKETKMIPEPTLRRFPKYIHLLKRIKKESTNYISSTTIAEELGLDSIQVRKDLAITGVIGKPKLGFDIDELIETLTHILNWDNVTDAFLVGAGSLGSAILGYKNFGAYGLNIVAAFDNDPSKIGNMVNGIEVLPIEKLGDMIERMHINIGVITSTPESAQKIADTMVDAGVTAIWNFAPRHLKLPSHIIVENAQLSYSLGVLTHKLAQQIKRE; encoded by the coding sequence ATTTTAATTGAAAAAGAAACCAAAATGATTCCGGAACCCACTTTACGAAGATTCCCTAAATATATTCATCTTCTTAAACGAATTAAAAAGGAATCGACCAATTATATATCAAGCACTACAATTGCCGAAGAATTGGGACTTGATTCAATTCAAGTTAGAAAGGATTTGGCGATTACGGGAGTAATTGGCAAGCCAAAACTGGGATTTGATATAGATGAGCTAATTGAAACTCTCACCCATATACTTAACTGGGATAATGTAACAGATGCATTTCTTGTAGGTGCCGGAAGTCTTGGCTCTGCAATCCTTGGCTATAAAAACTTTGGTGCATATGGATTAAATATAGTTGCCGCATTCGATAATGATCCATCTAAGATTGGTAATATGGTAAATGGAATTGAAGTCTTGCCAATTGAAAAATTGGGAGATATGATTGAACGGATGCATATAAATATTGGTGTTATCACTTCGACTCCAGAATCTGCGCAAAAAATTGCAGATACAATGGTGGATGCAGGCGTAACTGCAATCTGGAATTTTGCCCCCCGTCATCTAAAATTACCTTCACATATTATTGTCGAAAATGCTCAGCTTTCCTACTCGCTGGGTGTTCTCACGCATAAACTCGCTCAACAAATAAAAAGGGAATGA
- a CDS encoding NAD(P)H-dependent oxidoreductase subunit E: MARKFEQVCEILERNNYDSNKLIPILQQVQEVYRYLPEKILTFISTSLRIPPAKVYGVATFYSHFALEPKGKYVIKVCDGTACHVKNSIPIVEAVFKKLGLSETKRTTDNMLFTLETVSCLGACGLAPVVVVNEDVHSLMNPDKMNKLIDELVKEDQYENATF, from the coding sequence ATGGCAAGAAAATTTGAACAGGTATGCGAAATACTTGAACGTAACAATTATGATTCAAATAAGCTGATACCGATTCTTCAGCAAGTTCAGGAAGTTTATAGATACCTTCCCGAAAAAATACTAACATTTATTTCAACATCGCTTCGAATTCCTCCGGCCAAAGTTTATGGAGTGGCAACATTTTATTCTCACTTCGCGCTTGAGCCGAAGGGAAAATATGTGATAAAAGTGTGCGATGGAACCGCATGCCACGTTAAAAACAGTATTCCAATTGTTGAGGCTGTATTTAAGAAATTGGGTTTAAGTGAAACTAAACGAACTACAGACAATATGCTATTTACACTTGAAACAGTTTCATGCTTAGGTGCCTGTGGATTAGCCCCAGTGGTTGTGGTTAATGAGGACGTTCACTCATTAATGAATCCAGATAAAATGAATAAACTGATAGATGAACTGGTTAAGGAGGATCAATATGAAAACGCAACTTTTTAA